From the genome of Paraburkholderia aromaticivorans, one region includes:
- a CDS encoding AraC family transcriptional regulator yields MNEAGNRARYETRLGRVLDHIYDHLDEPLDIDRLAEIACLSPYHWHRIYQAMYGETVATTVRRLRLHRAAGYLANASMPIAEIAERSGYSSLQSFSRTFRAVFGMPPAQYRKQGTHSRFRPVLSGDDQMTLREVVIRHVEPMEVLSVDHVGPYMQIGKAFDALFGWLAKHNLLAAQMRMIGVYYDDPGVVAESELRSKAGVLLPHPVQASVTVSPPVSVAHVKGGEYAVLQHQGPYSDMRAAYEWLYGTWLVQSGREAADAPVFEEYLNSPKDTAPADLITEICLPLV; encoded by the coding sequence ATGAATGAAGCCGGTAATCGAGCTCGATACGAAACCCGGCTCGGCCGCGTGCTCGACCATATCTACGATCATCTCGATGAGCCGTTGGACATTGATCGTCTTGCGGAAATTGCCTGCCTGTCGCCGTATCACTGGCACCGGATTTATCAGGCAATGTATGGCGAGACGGTCGCCACCACGGTGCGGCGTTTACGGCTGCATCGCGCGGCGGGTTATCTGGCTAACGCGTCGATGCCGATTGCGGAGATTGCCGAGCGCTCCGGCTACAGCAGTCTGCAGTCTTTTTCCCGCACGTTTCGCGCTGTGTTCGGCATGCCGCCGGCGCAGTATCGCAAGCAAGGCACACATAGCCGGTTTCGTCCGGTGCTATCAGGAGACGATCAAATGACATTGCGTGAAGTAGTGATTCGCCACGTAGAGCCGATGGAGGTGTTGTCGGTCGATCACGTTGGACCGTATATGCAGATAGGCAAAGCATTCGATGCGCTGTTCGGCTGGCTGGCAAAACATAATTTGCTCGCGGCGCAGATGCGGATGATCGGCGTTTACTACGACGATCCGGGTGTTGTTGCGGAGAGTGAGTTGCGCTCTAAGGCCGGGGTGTTATTGCCGCATCCGGTTCAGGCGTCCGTGACGGTGAGTCCGCCGGTTTCCGTGGCGCATGTGAAAGGGGGCGAGTACGCGGTGTTGCAACATCAAGGACCGTATAGCGATATGCGTGCGGCGTATGAGTGGCTGTACGGAACGTGGCTCGTGCAATCCGGGCGAGAAGCCGCCGATGCGCCGGTGTTCGAGGAGTATCTGAATAGCCCGAAGGATACGGCGCCTGCTGATCTCATTACGGAGATCTGTTTGCCGTTGGTTTGA